Proteins from a genomic interval of Musa acuminata AAA Group cultivar baxijiao chromosome BXJ1-9, Cavendish_Baxijiao_AAA, whole genome shotgun sequence:
- the LOC103996598 gene encoding U-box domain-containing protein 4, producing MASSDIGLAGELVGGGTEGEKTAAETSAIMERIRLEDEESRVQAAGEIRRLTKTSSKHRRQLSDAIEPLVSLLRSGGPESGEAAILALLNLAVGDERNKIKIVEAGALQSLLHLLQSTNSSLQEYATAAVLTLSASPINKPQISASDAIPLLVKILGDGNPQAKNDAVRALYNLSAIAENLKVILPLQPVPSLINLLKTSKKSSRTAEKCSALLESLVNLEEGRTALTDAQGGVLTVIQVLEEGSLRSREHAVGTLLTMCESDQYCRYRELVLNEGVIPGLLQLTVQGTPKSQVKARMLLQLLRSSRHHKSELPADTIDSSVCSIVSKIDSADQTRKAKKMLAEMVQISMEMSLRHLQQRASI from the exons ATGGCGTCATCGGATATTGGGCTCGCCGGCGAGCTGGTCGGAGGAGGAACGGAAGGGGAGAAGACCGCAGCGGAGACGTCCGCGATCATGGAGCGGATCCGGTTGGAGGATGAGGAGAGCAGGGTCCAGGCAGCGGGGGAGATCCGGCGGCTGACGAAGACGTCGTCTAAGCACCGGAGGCAGCTCTCCGACGCCATCGAGCCGCTCGTCTCGTTGCTCCGGTCGGGCGGCCCCGAGTCCGGCGAGGCCGCCATCCTCGCCCTCCTGAATCTCGCCGTCGGGGACGAAAG GAACAAAATCAAGATAGTGGAAGCTGGCGCACTCCAATCACTCCTACATCTCTTGCAATCCACAAATTCTAGCTTACAGGAGTATGCCACTGCAGCTGTCCTGACTCTCTCTGCTTCGCCCATCAACAAGCCTCAAATCAGTGCCTCTGATGCCATCCCCCTCCTTGTCAAAATCCTTGGAGATGGGAATCCACAAGCCAAGAATGATGCTGTCAGGGCTCTTTACAATCTTTCAGCGATCGCAGAAAACCTGAAGGTTATCCTTCCACTCCAACCTGTTCCGTCTTTGATAAATCTGCTGAAGACCTCCAAAAAGTCATCCCGAACAGCCGAAAAGTGCAGCGCCCTCTTGGAATCACTGGTGAACTTGGAGGAGGGAAGGACTGCTTTGACAGACGCACAAGGCGGAGTGCTGACGGTGATACAAGTACTTGAAGAAGGGTCTCTCCGAAGTAGAGAGCATGCCGTAGGAACCCTCCTGACAATGTGCGAGAGTGATCAGTACTGTAGATATAGAGAACTTGTGCTTAACGAGGGTGTCATTCCTGGTCTTCTACAGCTCACTGTTCAGGGGACTCCCAAGTCTCAAGTGAAAGCTCGTATGCTGCTTCAGCTACTACGAAGCTCTCGCCATCACAAGTCTGAGCTACCAGCAGACACTATTGATAGCAGTGTTTGTAGCATCGTCTCCAAAATTGATAGCGCTGATCAGACAAGGAAGGCAAAGAAGATGTTGGCTGAGATGGTGCAGATCAGCATGGAGATGAGCTTGAGACATTTACAACAGAGGGCATCCATATGA